A genomic region of Bacillota bacterium contains the following coding sequences:
- a CDS encoding MBL fold metallo-hydrolase — translation MSRSWCGRRLAWLLAVWLLVMGVALASCSAPRQEAAQPPPSQTAPSASPGQPAQPSQTAGPAPQQPAQPAPGAGPAAPPPPAGKTFPVSVHFLAVGQGDSVLIQTASGESVVVDGGPRDAGPGVVRYLKDRGVKELAYVVGTHPHEDHVGGLIRVLETFPVGTVIDSAVPHTTRTFETYLLTIKEKGIRYVAGRAGQVYRLGDLALRVLWPGEPPPEEDLNACSVVLLVTAGDVRILLTGDLPGDYEAKIATAAQVLKVAHHGSKSSTTSAFLRAVKPGDAVICVGDNPYGHPSQEALKRLADAGVRTNRTDLQGTVVLTTDGKTYSFDKKPWEYQAPAGPGGVAPAPSGG, via the coding sequence GTGTCTCGCTCCTGGTGCGGCAGGCGTCTGGCGTGGCTGCTGGCCGTCTGGCTCCTGGTCATGGGTGTTGCCCTGGCCTCGTGCTCGGCGCCCCGGCAGGAAGCGGCCCAGCCGCCGCCGTCGCAGACCGCGCCGTCCGCGTCCCCGGGACAGCCCGCTCAACCCTCGCAGACGGCCGGCCCTGCTCCCCAGCAGCCGGCTCAGCCCGCACCCGGCGCGGGGCCTGCCGCGCCGCCGCCGCCTGCGGGCAAGACTTTTCCCGTTTCCGTTCACTTCCTCGCCGTTGGCCAGGGCGACAGCGTGCTCATCCAGACCGCTTCCGGCGAGTCCGTGGTGGTGGACGGCGGCCCGCGCGACGCCGGTCCCGGGGTCGTCCGCTACCTGAAGGACCGGGGGGTGAAGGAGCTGGCCTACGTGGTCGGCACCCACCCCCACGAGGACCACGTGGGCGGCCTCATCCGGGTGCTGGAGACCTTCCCGGTGGGGACCGTCATCGACAGCGCCGTGCCGCACACCACCAGGACGTTTGAAACGTACCTGCTCACGATCAAGGAGAAGGGGATCAGGTACGTGGCCGGTCGGGCGGGCCAGGTTTACCGCCTGGGCGACCTCGCCCTGCGGGTGCTGTGGCCCGGGGAGCCGCCTCCCGAGGAAGACCTCAACGCCTGCTCCGTGGTCTTGCTGGTCACGGCGGGGGACGTCAGGATACTCCTCACCGGGGACCTGCCGGGCGACTACGAGGCGAAAATCGCCACGGCCGCCCAGGTGCTCAAGGTTGCCCACCACGGCTCAAAGAGTTCCACCACATCGGCCTTCCTGAGGGCAGTCAAGCCGGGTGATGCCGTCATCTGCGTGGGCGATAACCCTTACGGGCACCCGTCCCAGGAGGCCCTCAAGAGGCTGGCGGACGCCGGCGTCCGCACCAACCGCACGGACCTGCAGGGCACCGTGGTGCTGACCACGGACGGCAAGACGTACTCCTTCGACAAGAAGCCGTGGGAGTACCAGGCGCCTGCAGGGCCTGGCGGGGTCGCCCCGGCTCCCTCTGGCGG